TAAGTGCTCAAAGCAGAATTCAAGACATTTGTCTCAATGGCGAGAAGGAAAAAAAGCAAGTCTTTGCGACCCGTTAACTCTGACATGGAAGTTGACAACAACGAGCGAGAAAACAAAGAACATGGATGGTCATGGGAGAAAGAATTCCAatcaaaggaagaagaagattaTTTTTCCATCAGTTTCTTTGATGATCATGATGATGATGGGCAATATTCTTGGCACACAGGAGGAGGAGGACACAGATATAATCGTCGGAAAGCAATCTCTTACTCAAGAATCACAATGCTTCGAGAATATGAAATTGATGATGACGACGATGCTTCTCCCAAAGCCCCTGATGTCAAGCAGAAAGGTACCATTACCATGCGTAAAGTTACAATTTTTCCCTTCCATTATTAGTCCACGAATTTTATTCATGGGGTTTTCCATATGATAAGTTAGTTACTACGTACTAAAACTTGatctttgttattgtttttaaaaatacaaattaaaaaaaaaaaaaaacacatatcAGGAATCTGCACTTCTTATCCGCTAAAGCCTCGTTTTTGTGCTCCATTCAATATCTGGACATCACGCACGGAGAAAGGAGAGTCTTCTTGGTCTGAGTGCGCGCTTTGCGGTGACGATAAACCCACTGGAGAGATGCAACGAAGCCCTGACTGCGGACACCTGTTCTGCGAGGATTGCATGAGGGTTTACGTCGGAGAAAAGATTCAAGAATATACAAAAATTAACAAGAAGATCAAGTGCCCGAAGGAAAATTGCAATAAAAAGTTGGGAATTCAACAATTTCGCCAATACATCCCGGATGAAGTCTACGATCGAATTGTTGAAGCACGACGAGAGAGCAATGTCCTTGCAAGCCCAGAAATCATGAAATGTCCTCTGTTGTTCTGCTCTGCTAAATTCGTGGATGATAACAGGGGCTTCAGGATCAAAGCTTGCCCGGGATGTTGGAGAATCTTCTGCGTGGAATGTGGGGTTAAGTGGCACATGGGCAAGTCTTGCGAGGAGTATCAGGCTGAGGTTCGGGCGGACGCTATAGCTCAGGCTCGTGCTGGGTTTGATGCTGTGGCTCATGATCTCATGCAGTATAGCTCCCTAATTCGTGAACATCTCTCCCTGCCACCTATCTTTTTCTTTAGATAAACCCCGGTTAACCCTGCTGCTGACCAAATTCGATTCATGGGTGAAGTCGAAGATCACAAATAATGATGGGTAGATAGATTTCCTGAATTTTAAGGCTTACAAAGGGGTTAGATTCCCTCGTTTATCTAGTAGATTTCAtctacttttgacttttgttcgTTCGTTATTATGGATCATAGACCTAGCAAATAGAGATACTGATGATTCGATTTATGGGTTCCATTAAAATTCTGTTGTTCTTTATTCAGTGTCTGGGATTGTTGACCGCTGCATTTTGTTGGTTCGTGGGTATATTAGAGAGTTTGAGTTGAGGGCTTTGGTATACAATTCTACATCTTTTCTTGAGAATCCCGAATCTATGGAGGAACCggtcttgtttggattgcgagTTGTTgcagaaattaaaaataaaataaaattccacACGTTTCCATCACTTTATACGCATCAGATCACTCACCACTTTTCTGTCCGTTCGAGGGATGGTACGTGTCTAATCATCTTCTTGTTATGTTGACCACACTAACAATACTGATGGGAGCATGGGACATAGGGCCCGATGGTTCGTGTTCAAATCATATAAGTGATTGATCAATGAAAATCCAACAATCTAACATCCCTTAGTTTTAGTGTGGTTATTTAAGTTCTCATTGTTATTGTGTCTTCATGTTGGCGTTTGTTGCATTATTTCCAGCCATGCTTCATGTTTATTTAAATGGTCGGATTCGTGTTAGATAAGAGTAATATTGAGTCATTAGTTGATGGTAAAATActaggtcatgttgaccatagttgaGCTTTAAGTCGAGTTAAGGATAAGTTTTAGTTAGATGAATTCTAGTCATGTTAGATTTCTAAGTCATATAAAAGCTATAAAAACCTTAGTTATACGTTTGTAAGTTAGACAAGACATGGAATaagaattttgttaagaaatttttaaaatttctttctGGTGAGAAAGAGTTCTTTTGGTTTGTGAAAGTCATTTTTGAATATCTTAGAGTTAGCGTAAGGTGTTTCgtcgacttatcaatcaagtattcACCTTGATTATAGCGTTGTTCTATTTCTGTTTTGATCTTTTTTAAGTGGTCCAATCATTCTATTCGTTTTGATTTTTCTTAAGCGATCCAAGATAGATTAAAGACGTTCATCCCCAAAAATAGACCTTAATTTAGGTCCAGGACTTATGATTCACGTTCTTGATTCGTTTTGACGTATCGAAAATCGGATTAATGCGACGGCGTTTTTCCAGTTTTAGTCGGTCAAAACGAAACGAGACAACAGGGAGACGCTGGATCGGGAGCTGCACTGCATTTTTACATGCTTATCTCTGCTATTTTTATGTAAATTGGTCTGCCGCTCCCAAGTTcctcttcttgtttttttttgacTCCAAACAAAATCCCTATGGGATCAGATAGTAAAGGAGTTGTACTTTATCTAAACAAAGGGAGTTCTTTAGTTTCCAACgagcaatttttccttttttttttttttttcttccaataatcTTGGGATCACTTTGCCTGAATTGATGATAAGACCAGCAACTCCTCCGTGGAAGTCGAACCCTGAACTAGATCTGACTAAATTTTGACTCCTAGTTTCTACTTTGGTAGAATTAAAATAGTCCTCCGGACAGAGAATTGAAAATTGAGCTTATTACTTAATGAAATTAATGAAGACATGAGTGGCAACGATACATTGGCTTATTTACACAACTTCAAACTTCCATGTTGCTGCATTCATTAATTATGATTATGATACACTCATGTATTAGGACGCTACATTTACAGTAGTAGAGTCTTATTACTTCATACACATTTACACTTAGGTGGAAAACAGCGATGATTCTGTAGTATTTTCGAGTCGCATTACTTTGCATGTCTAGGGTTTAGCAAAAGCTTCTAAAAATGATGACAATTAGTATATGAGATTAAAGAAATGATAGATACACGCACAGAAGTGGAGCACCATCAATCATAATAATTACATACAGTAGATGCACGAGCCCTATTGTCCACAAACTTGAAGGAAGGAGCATTCTAAATCACAATAATAATATGTCCTGTCCAATGTATAACCGCCAATGTTTATATCGTCCATCGGAAAGGGATTAGGATCTGTGATGCCAAATGGTATAAGTATGACTTGCgaatttctctttaattaatgATGTGCACCACCTTGGCTTCAAAATTAAAAGACACAGTTAAATGattttcatatttttaaaacttataAATATTTCAAGAAGAGTATACAGTATTACAGTTAAATGTATGATACGTACatataaaatttgatattttaaatttaaactaattGTCATGTATCTAATGACATGCCAACGTTAATTACTCTTAGTGTGTAAAAAAGATTATATGATTCCTATAAAATTTTATAGAGATGCAATTGCAGCCGCGAACCCAATAAAAAAGGTGAAGGGAGAAGAAAATGTCAAAACAAGTGGTTGGCAGGCATGAAAGTAGAAAAGTTGGCGTTTTAACCCTTTGATTGTAGACTTTTTAAAGTGGTAAGATAGGCCCATCCCATCATCCCATGCCTGCTTTTTGCTacttttctttgaattttaaaGTAAGCAGAAGAAATAAGTTGCCATCAGTAACGAATACACTACTACTGTTTTTAGGAACTAGTAATAATTAGTAAAAAGCAACCATACCTTTGGTGCCTTTGTTCGAATCGTAGTCCATTTTTATGGCATTTCTCTTCTGCGTCTCTCTCTGTCTATCACAGTCAAATACAGTAGTATATGAAAGTGCTTGGCCGCTAGAGCCAAACCAAAAACTTGTCCATGACCGGGAACTGACAAAGAATACTCCTACCGGACAGTAGAAATTTTACGACAGGCTGATTAGCTTTCCTGCAGGAACTCAACTCATTCATGATTTTGATGACTGATCAGCCTCTTGATAATAATTAGATAACGCGTCAAGGCACAGTAAAACAATGAAAACCCTTTCTGTTAATGACCCACCCAGTGACACGGATATTGGTAGCTGGCTTCCTTGCTAGCATCCATGCAGGCAGGCATCCGCCCCCTGCTCCCTCATCCTCATGCGGTAATAAATTCGTCTCAATCTGACTGACGTCGCATTTTTCACTGTTGGAAGTTTTAGATGGGAGTGGTGAGGTCCCAGTTGAGAGAgagaagcagcagcagcagcaagaTTGAATGGCGATTGCAGGACGCATTAATCGGAGTAGAAGCAGCCAGCAGCATTGGCCCCAGTGCCACTGCCCACCATATCGTTGGCTTCCAAATTGCCAATGATGATGATCCACACAACTGGCCTCGATCGGAAGGCATGACCAGGAGGAGGAGCACCGTCGATTAGTTTGGCCCCTTTCCAACATCTTTTACAAAAACCAAAACCATTTCGGTTCCCATCATATCTATCTTTAAGCACTGCACTTTTACTTTTAGCATACAATATACATGCAGTCAAATGTCATTGCCACCACCACCATGTATCATGTATTGACCAAATTGTCAATGGTTGACCAAATTGTCACCATACACTATCAAATACTGGTATGAGGTGATCTCAACGACCAAACATGTACTAGTAGTTACAGTTTCATAAGAATCAAGGACATATTCCTATTATATTCtcctattaattaattaacgtAATAAATACTACTCCTTTATTTAAATACTCCTAAATAAGCTCAGCAAGAGGTACTGGATCGCGCGTAGCCAGGCAGGCATGTCCTGATGTCCAtccatcttttttttcctttccttctttcttttctcatttacaaaataacaaataaaatacACGCGTCTGAGGAATGTCGCGCGGTACGTGAAATACAGGCACCTTCGTCATCATAAAATCGTCAAATATAAAGTTGAGAAGATGAGCCCCCGACACCGTTGAAACGTCTATCCCCCACCCACCCAactggcattttttttttaaaataaataattcccCCTCGTGACTACTGATTTAATACGCGGATTAGCCTTTAATACTTACAGTAAAAGATAAAATGACGGGCATTTTGATTCGGAAATATTAACTAAATTAAAGTCTGTGTTTACACAAAAGATATGAAagaattttgtttggattgtagtttACTTGTCaatattttatttgcttacggcataaaaatattttttttaactaactTTTTATTCCACGTGTATCATATTAACAAAAGTGTTATAATatctttttgtcaaaaaaattatcccaaataatctactatccgAACACACTATTGTCTGATACCTTAAATCCTATGATATTTCTAAATTTTACAATTACAAAATGGTTCGGAGACATCAACTCCACCCTCCTTGTGAAATACGAGTTATGGTGATTGACGGTTACTTGATCCAATTTAGCATAAAAAGCATTCACTCGAATGTTTCGAGGAAAAATTTTGGGATTATTTCCAATAACTTTGGATTGTCACTGTTCGGagaaaaattttgcaaatatttttgaattatttttttaatgtcaCGTATATCACAACGCTACAATATATTTTTACATAAAAACTCTGAAATGTTGCAATGCATATGGAGCTTCAAAAGTTCTTCCAAAAATGCATTCCAACAAACTTATTACTCTACAGCTGGTTCTTTTtaatttctagctaaaatataaaagttgtaCCAAAAAAGCAGAACCTAATAAACTTGTTGAAGAtttattttgttgttttccCCTTGGCAGttattagaaagaaaaaaaaaacaagatacATGTAATTATTTAAGCGTAAATTGTAACAATAGATCCGGTGAGTGCAGGCTGTAAAGTAACTAATGTAGAAACTATTGCTGGGCATGGACTTAAATGGACGCCTGTCCTAACCATTTGTGGTACGGTAGCAGTAGTAGTATTTTACAATGGACTGGTGGAGTATTTTTACCATCGATAGCCCGGGGAACTTTTGATCGCTTTCAATATATTTGGCCgtttcataaaaaattaaaaaaaaaaatgtagaaaaggacCGTGACCCAGTGTGTTGTTGACCGCATTGTCGTGCGTCTTTTATCAACTGTAAAAAAATAGAGAATTGTGGACTGGCAAATGCTATGGCCAGGAGGTTTTAACTTTCGGCTCCAAAAGGtggaaaaatttcaccaacgGCACACGGGGAAAGTGGAAGCATTTGATGATGGAGAGCATGCGCGTGGTGCTGTAGTACATCAACCTCCATTTTGCACTGGAGACAAATTGGTTTTGGTGTTTGGGCGGCTGCTTAAAGCTTTTACCATTTAAATTCTCTGGTAAATTGTCGAGAGCATCATCAATTCAGTTCACAAACCCTATGGATAAAAATGGGATGTCTGTTGCTGCATGCATTTCCTTGATAGCAGTAGTTCACAaggatttttctttccttttgtatTCTGTTCCTTTTGCAATGAATATGCGCATAATTCTAAAATAAATTCTACCCCTAGTTATACATAAAACTCCCTCAGTCactggatatatatatatcatcatTTGCAATGTTAAATACTCAGTATTTAAAATTCGAGGCTGGAAATAAGAACAAAAggatatattattattattgtgaaAAACATTTCTTATTTCCCCGTTCCATCCCCcaaagcagcagcagcagcagcagcagcagcttaGCTTTGTATCCTCCTCCTTTCCATTCCTGAATTTGGCCCTCACTCACTAGTCACTACAATACCCAGTACTGGTACTAGCACAGTGAGCAGTATTTCCCCGCTCTACTCTTAAACAGCACTCTCCCATCATCAAACATCAAACATCAAACATCAAACATCAAACAAACAAACAGCGCCCCTCTTTCTTCTTCACTCCCACCATTTATTCCCACTCTTAGCAGCTCAAAACTCACAGTTGTGTAGTGAGGAGTTTCACAGTGTACTGCATATCAAAAAATCCATCCCTCTCCCACCATTCTCTTCCTCCTCCCCAAATGCTAGATGCTAGATGCTAAATGCTAGTAGCGCTTAAATTAAATGGCCATCTCTTCCAATCTTCCTCTCCTCCCTGCTGCACTGTTTCTCTTACTCCTCCCAACATCCTCTGTCTTAGCCACTGAAAGAGAGCGCAAGACCTTCATCGTACGAGTTCGCCCCGATGCTAAGCCTTCCATCTTCCCCACTCACCAGCACTGGTATGAGTCCTCCCTCACCTCTCTCCTCTCATCTCATGATTCCACCGCTGCTACTACCACCActccccctcctcctccttctcttCTTCTCCACACCTACAGCACCGTCTTCCACGGCTTCTCTGCTCAGCTCACTGTTTCCCAAGCTCACGCCCTTCACTCCTTCCCCGGCATTCTCGCTGTTATTCCCGAGCAAGTCAGGCAACTTCATACCACGCGATCCCCTCAATTTCTCGGCCTTAAGACCTCCGACAGCGCCGGCTTGCTCAAGGAGTCCGATTTCGGCTCCGATCTTGTCATCGCTGTTATTGATACTGGGATCTGGCCCGAGAGGAAATCCTTCGACGATCGGGACCTCGGCCCCGTTCCCCCCAAGTGGAAAGGCGCCTGCGTCCCCGGGAGGGACTTTCTGGCCACTTCCTGCAACAGGAAATTGATCGGAGCTAGGTACTTCAGCAATGGCTACGAGGCCACCAACGGGAAGATGAATGAGACCACCGAGTATCGCTCCCCCAGGGATTCAGACGGCCATGGCACCCACACCGCTTCCATTGCCGCCGGCAGGTACGTCTTTCCAGCCTCGACTCTGGGGTACGCTCGCGGCGTGGCTGCTGGGATGGCCCCCAAAGCTCGCTTAGCTGCGTATAAAGTTTGTTGGAACTCCGGCTGCTACGACTCCGATATCCTCGCCGCATTCGACGCAGCCGTGGCCGACGGCGTCGACGTCATCTCCCTCAGCGTCGGTGGTGTCGTGGTCCCCTACTACCTCGACGCCATTGCCATCGGCGCTTTTGGAGCATGGGAAGCCGGCGTCTTTGTTTCAGCCTCCGCTGGCAATGGCGGTCCAGGCGGCCTAACTGTCACTAATGTGGCCCCCTGGGTCACCACCGTGGCAGCTGGAACCATCGATAGGGACTTCCCGGCGGAAGTTAAGCTCGGAAATGGGAAGGTAATCCCGGGAACGAGCCTTTACGGCGGGCCGGCGCTGGCCCCACATAAACTTTACCCGTTAATTTACGCCGGCAGTGAAGGTAGTGATGGCTATTCATCTTCGTTGTGTTTAGAAAATTCGCTGGACCCTAAGGCTGTAGAGGGAAAGCTTGTTTTATGCGACAGAGGAATCAACTCGCGAGCCTCTAAAGGTGAGGTGGTGAAAAAGGCTGGCGGAATCGGGATGATCTTGGCTAACGGAGTTTTTGACGGCGAAGGATTAGTGGCTGATTGCCACGTGTTACCCGCCACGGCTGTGGGTGCATCTAGCGGCGACGAAATAAGGAAATACATCCTCTCGGAGTCGAAAAAATCCTCAGCCACCGCCACAGCCACAATAATGTTCCGGGGCACCAGGCTGAATGTAAGCCCAGCTCCAGTCGTCGCTTCGTTTTCGGCTAGAGGGCCTAATCCTGAGACCCCGGAGATTTTGAAACCCGATTTAATTGCCCCAGGATTGAATATTCTAGCTGCTTGGCCGGATGGTGTCGGTCCCAGCGGACTTCCTTCTGACAAACGTAGGACGGAGTTCAATATCTTGTCGGGTACGTCGATGGCCTGCCCTCATGTTTCTGGCCTCGCCGCGTTGTTGAAGGCTGCTCACCCGGAATGGAGTCCGGCTGCAATAAGGTCAGCGTTGATGACCACAGCTTACACTGTGGATAATCGGGGAGAAACGATGTTGGATGAGTCGTCTGGAAATTCGTCTACCGTGATGGATTACGGTGCAGGTCATGTGCATCCTCAGAAAGCAATGGATCCCGGATTGGTTTTCGACCTCACGACTTATGATTATGTCGATTTCCTCTGCAATTCAAATTATACCGTGAAGAATATTCAGGCCATCACGAGGAAGAAAGCTGATTGCAGTGGGGCTAAAAGGGCTGGGCACATCGGGAATTTGAACTATCCATCTTTATCAGTTGTGTTCCAACAATATGGGAGGCACAAGATGTCCACACATTTTATCAGGACAGTTACCAACGTTGGGGATGCTAATTCGGTTTACAAGGCCGCCGTGACGCCTGCTGTAGGGACATCAGTGACGGTGCAGCCGGACAAGCTTACCTTCCGGAGGGCAGGCCAGAAGCTGAATTTTCTGGTTAGAGTCGAAGCCGAGGCTGTGAAACTCTCTCCCGGAAGCTCAAGTTTGAAGAGTGGTTCTTTGGTATGGTCTGATGGGAAGCATTCTGTCAGAAGTCCAATAGTCGTCACAATGCAGCAACCTCTCTGATCCGAATCCAATCTAAAATTTCGGAATTTGGGGTGTAGAAATTTTCAagttccatttttctttctttctttctttcttttgatccTGTATTgtaaaatgaattatttcattAGCTCTTAATCCGTAAGCTAGATAATGTATAATCAATGCGAGTGCCGTAGCAGCGCGTTCTCTGCGCATGGTGAGTTTGGATTGTGCCCGGGACAACCCTTTGTGTGTTAAAAGTTGTAGCATGATGGACGAATCAGGAATTATATGTTGCAGATGCTCTGTGGTTTTGTGCATCGCTTCTTAATTAGCATGTTCAGGGGTGTCTTGGATCTGCACTTTTTTATCTgttcatgtttttattctttacccttttttttttttttcacagtaATTGTTCTGTTTATTTATCACCTCCATTTCATGCTTTCTGATTATAATAAATGTATTAGATCTCTGCTGCTGAAAGTCCATATGCAAAACAAAAGGTTACGAAATAGCAAGTTGTTTTAAGCAGTAGTATATAAAGTGGCTGTAGCTTTGTCTCCAGCTGCAAGATCGTATCTGCTTATCAGCAAAACTCTGTACACAATGCTCTATTTGGGTTTTCTACTTTTGTGCGATGTGGAATAAGAGCTTTGAAAGGGGAATTAATTTTGTAAAAGCAAATTCAGATCTCATTTGAATTTTCAAGTAACAAGGACCCTTTAGTGATTGAGTTATGGTTGATCCCTTTTAAATTAATCTTCCAGATTAGGAAAACTTGGATGCAAATGCAAGGCGGGAAAGAAAATTCAGCCCTCGTCACCTTACTACTCAGGCCATAATCACGTCGAGCCAACAACAACAGCGCCGGCTTTGTTCCTTTTGCAGTTTGCACTACACAACCCGGTGGTTGGGGCCTCCTTCGATTAGGAAAGAAGACGAGAAGAGGAGGCTTGGTTGAACAGAGTAGGCCAAGCCCACTCCACGGAATAGTGGTCACCAAAATTTTGGGCCACTAGGAAACACAGCGAGAAATTCATTGCCCATATCCCGACATGCAGCCCAGCTATTATGTTTCTCCggtttgtatttcatttttggatttttttaatATTGCCACATCAGGAGGTTTGGGCCCAAAAAACTTACCAAGCGGAGAGTGGTCGAAGATGATTAAGGTGagtgattattattattattcctaaacattctcttttcttttttaatagatGTATATAACATTATTGCTAAACATTCTAAAGTTCGAATATTTTTAATACATTAATTAATGACCTTTTTTATTCAGTACATTTAAGATGGTAGAGACCATGAGTGTGACTGGTATGAATTATTTAAGTGCGGGGCAAAAAATTGTTTTGCAAATTGCGCTCTACACTAATCTGAAGAATGGTTTCATCTGATCTGCATTCACTCACTGGGTGGAGTGTGTTATCTGCAAATTGTGGAATTCAGAAAGCGCAAGTACTTGTTTATATGCCAAGCAATTTCTAGGGATAATTTCGTAAAAATAGGAGGGATGGCATAAAAATTTGGCAAAACCGAGCCCGCTGCGACAGCGCATCCAAGCTCGAAGTATTGCACTTGGGATTCTCGATGACATATTTTCTATGCCAATCCAATGCCACCTCTAATATTGCGCCAagtgtcctgttattatttGCCCTTTAAtttctaataattcaaattGATTTGGTTTAATATAAATTTTCTCTATCCTCTAAAATTTGAGGGTTTGGAGGCAattttgtttagggttttctttttctttttcctcaaaGCAACAGATCGTGAGTCGTAAACTCAAAAGTATTGGTATATAAATTAGACCGGTCGGTTAATTTTGG
The genomic region above belongs to Coffea arabica cultivar ET-39 chromosome 7c, Coffea Arabica ET-39 HiFi, whole genome shotgun sequence and contains:
- the LOC113741158 gene encoding uncharacterized protein, producing the protein MARRKKSKSLRPVNSDMEVDNNERENKEHGWSWEKEFQSKEEEDYFSISFFDDHDDDGQYSWHTGGGGHRYNRRKAISYSRITMLREYEIDDDDDASPKAPDVKQKGICTSYPLKPRFCAPFNIWTSRTEKGESSWSECALCGDDKPTGEMQRSPDCGHLFCEDCMRVYVGEKIQEYTKINKKIKCPKENCNKKLGIQQFRQYIPDEVYDRIVEARRESNVLASPEIMKCPLLFCSAKFVDDNRGFRIKACPGCWRIFCVECGVKWHMGKSCEEYQAEVRADAIAQARAGFDAVAHDLMQYSSLIREHLSLPPIFFFR
- the LOC113741401 gene encoding subtilisin-like protease SBT1.5; this encodes MAISSNLPLLPAALFLLLLPTSSVLATERERKTFIVRVRPDAKPSIFPTHQHWYESSLTSLLSSHDSTAATTTTPPPPPSLLLHTYSTVFHGFSAQLTVSQAHALHSFPGILAVIPEQVRQLHTTRSPQFLGLKTSDSAGLLKESDFGSDLVIAVIDTGIWPERKSFDDRDLGPVPPKWKGACVPGRDFLATSCNRKLIGARYFSNGYEATNGKMNETTEYRSPRDSDGHGTHTASIAAGRYVFPASTLGYARGVAAGMAPKARLAAYKVCWNSGCYDSDILAAFDAAVADGVDVISLSVGGVVVPYYLDAIAIGAFGAWEAGVFVSASAGNGGPGGLTVTNVAPWVTTVAAGTIDRDFPAEVKLGNGKVIPGTSLYGGPALAPHKLYPLIYAGSEGSDGYSSSLCLENSLDPKAVEGKLVLCDRGINSRASKGEVVKKAGGIGMILANGVFDGEGLVADCHVLPATAVGASSGDEIRKYILSESKKSSATATATIMFRGTRLNVSPAPVVASFSARGPNPETPEILKPDLIAPGLNILAAWPDGVGPSGLPSDKRRTEFNILSGTSMACPHVSGLAALLKAAHPEWSPAAIRSALMTTAYTVDNRGETMLDESSGNSSTVMDYGAGHVHPQKAMDPGLVFDLTTYDYVDFLCNSNYTVKNIQAITRKKADCSGAKRAGHIGNLNYPSLSVVFQQYGRHKMSTHFIRTVTNVGDANSVYKAAVTPAVGTSVTVQPDKLTFRRAGQKLNFLVRVEAEAVKLSPGSSSLKSGSLVWSDGKHSVRSPIVVTMQQPL